The Pedobacter roseus genome contains a region encoding:
- a CDS encoding DUF885 family protein translates to MQREYHFSAFLLILILFSSVVASAQSTNASIYEQTSEMGTLIVGYQKDVDAINDFYYPYAAGGYYSYPMTTFKSPEQRKRLQDINNDYLQKLKSAPFETFSIYGKVDYILLKKEIESSVWLLNKETAEYNELARYFTFADSIYELEKLRRRGTYKEGAVLALQMSETAKQLDTLSLNFKKGRKLKPDQLKMAAEVTLSLKQRLKGFYQFYMDYEPGFTWWAPKPYERLDLALSNYAKLFADKSDTGLVKLDKPEIKGTPIGREELIRQLNAELIPYTPEQLIQLAEKEFKYCDEELLKASAAMGYGKDWKKAQEKIKNSYVPLGKQAELIVKLQNDALTFIKDNDLINIPALAEETWGMVMMSAERQLVNPFFTGGREISISYPTNSMEEDDKLMSMRGNNPYFSRGTVQHELLPGHHYQYFINNRYKSYREPFTTPFSVEGWPLYWELLLYDKGFAKTPEEKMGMLFWRMHRCARILFSLNFHLGKWTPQQCVDFLVDRVGHERANAEGEVRRSFKGDYSPLYQVAYLTGGLQLFALKKELVDGGKMSFKAFHDAVIKENLIPVEMIRATLTNQPLTRDFMTTWHFYDQLK, encoded by the coding sequence ATGCAACGCGAGTACCATTTTTCTGCTTTTTTATTGATTTTAATCCTGTTTTCAAGTGTTGTAGCTTCTGCCCAATCCACAAATGCTAGTATTTATGAGCAAACAAGCGAAATGGGGACTTTAATAGTTGGTTATCAAAAGGATGTGGATGCCATTAATGATTTTTATTACCCTTATGCTGCAGGAGGTTATTATTCTTATCCGATGACCACCTTTAAAAGTCCGGAGCAAAGAAAAAGGTTACAGGATATCAATAACGATTATTTGCAAAAATTAAAATCAGCCCCTTTCGAAACTTTTAGCATTTATGGCAAAGTAGATTATATCCTGCTAAAAAAGGAGATAGAATCGTCGGTATGGTTGCTGAATAAAGAAACTGCAGAATATAATGAACTGGCCAGGTATTTTACTTTTGCTGATTCTATTTATGAACTGGAAAAATTAAGACGGCGTGGTACTTATAAAGAGGGTGCTGTACTGGCCCTTCAGATGAGTGAAACGGCAAAACAGCTGGATACACTTAGCTTAAATTTTAAAAAGGGGCGTAAACTCAAGCCTGATCAGCTAAAAATGGCTGCTGAGGTTACCTTAAGTTTAAAACAACGGTTAAAAGGTTTTTATCAGTTTTATATGGATTATGAGCCGGGTTTTACCTGGTGGGCGCCTAAACCCTACGAAAGACTCGATCTGGCATTAAGCAATTATGCCAAACTGTTTGCCGATAAAAGCGATACAGGTTTAGTTAAATTAGATAAACCCGAAATAAAAGGAACGCCGATTGGCCGGGAGGAATTAATCAGGCAATTAAATGCAGAGCTTATTCCTTATACGCCAGAACAGTTGATCCAGCTTGCCGAAAAAGAATTTAAATATTGCGATGAAGAATTGCTAAAGGCCTCGGCAGCTATGGGTTATGGAAAGGACTGGAAAAAAGCGCAGGAAAAAATAAAAAACAGTTACGTGCCTTTGGGCAAACAGGCCGAATTAATTGTAAAACTGCAGAACGATGCCTTAACTTTTATAAAAGACAATGATCTCATCAATATACCTGCATTGGCCGAAGAAACCTGGGGCATGGTTATGATGTCGGCCGAACGCCAGTTGGTTAACCCGTTTTTTACCGGAGGGCGAGAAATCAGTATCTCTTATCCCACCAATTCGATGGAAGAAGACGATAAATTGATGAGTATGCGTGGCAACAATCCGTATTTTTCGAGGGGAACGGTGCAACATGAACTATTGCCGGGGCATCATTACCAGTATTTCATTAACAACCGTTATAAAAGTTACCGGGAGCCGTTTACAACACCTTTTAGTGTAGAAGGCTGGCCATTGTATTGGGAATTATTGCTTTATGATAAAGGTTTTGCCAAAACTCCGGAAGAAAAGATGGGCATGCTTTTCTGGCGCATGCACCGCTGTGCTAGGATTCTCTTTTCGTTAAACTTCCACCTTGGTAAATGGACACCACAACAATGCGTCGATTTCTTAGTCGACCGTGTAGGGCACGAACGCGCCAATGCAGAAGGCGAGGTACGCAGATCTTTCAAAGGCGACTACAGTCCATTGTACCAGGTGGCCTACCTCACTGGCGGCCTTCAGCTTTTTGCCTTAAAGAAAGAACTGGTTGATGGTGGTAAAATGAGTTTTAAAGCCTTTCATGATGCGGTGATTAAAGAAAACCTTATTCCGGTAGAAATGATCAGGGCTACTTTAACCAATCAGCCACTCACACGCGATTTTATGACTACCTGGCATTTTTACGATCAGCTTAAATAA